From Hymenobacter sedentarius, a single genomic window includes:
- a CDS encoding phosphatase PAP2 family protein: MNPFDYHFITFINQFARKSGFFDSVASEFVTNNILKGGILSALLWFLWFSAPVPDRTRVRQVLVATLMGALLAMLISRVLVHELPFRPRPLYNKELHFVAPIADWRTNEIASFTDLNSMPSDTATLVFALVTGMLLVSWRIGLPALVYAVVFVCLPRVYGGVHNPTDLLAGAVLGTSCVLLATRPRLLQRLAVPVLVFGKRYPGLFYASLFFFTSQVSSMFDDVREFLSFFLLTH, encoded by the coding sequence ATGAACCCTTTCGACTACCACTTTATCACCTTTATCAATCAGTTCGCACGCAAGTCGGGCTTTTTCGATTCAGTGGCCTCGGAGTTTGTTACCAATAATATCTTAAAAGGGGGTATCCTGTCGGCGCTGCTTTGGTTTCTCTGGTTTTCAGCACCGGTACCCGACCGGACTCGGGTGCGGCAGGTGTTGGTAGCCACGCTAATGGGCGCGCTCCTGGCCATGCTCATTTCACGGGTGTTGGTGCATGAGCTGCCATTTCGCCCCAGACCGCTTTATAACAAAGAATTACATTTTGTGGCCCCCATTGCCGACTGGCGCACCAATGAGATTGCCTCCTTCACCGACCTCAATTCCATGCCCAGCGACACGGCCACGCTGGTCTTTGCCTTGGTGACGGGCATGCTGTTGGTTTCTTGGCGTATCGGCTTGCCTGCTTTGGTCTACGCCGTAGTTTTCGTCTGCCTGCCGCGTGTGTACGGAGGCGTGCACAATCCCACCGATTTACTGGCTGGGGCAGTGCTGGGCACCAGTTGCGTATTGCTAGCTACGCGCCCCCGCTTGCTGCAACGCTTGGCAGTGCCCGTGCTTGTATTTGGCAAACGCTACCCTGGCTTATTCTATGCTAGTCTGTTCTTTTTTACTTCCCAGGTCAGCTCCATGTTTGATGATGTGCGGGAGTTTTTGTCGTTCTTCCTGCTAACGCACTAG
- a CDS encoding GNAT family N-acetyltransferase has translation MLVTRRAALADVPAILALIRRVVPVMNASGNFQWSADYPNEAVFTEDVRQNHLWVAELDGAVAGVAALTMDQDEEYAQADWDAAEPALVTHRLAVDPAAQGRGVALALMAQAEKQAVAQGLRTLRVDTNSENAATQRLFPKLGYRFAGEITLGFRPGLRFFCYEKRLG, from the coding sequence ATGCTCGTAACCCGCCGCGCTGCGCTGGCCGATGTGCCGGCCATTCTCGCCCTTATCCGGCGGGTGGTGCCGGTGATGAATGCCAGCGGCAACTTTCAATGGTCGGCCGACTACCCTAATGAGGCCGTGTTCACCGAAGACGTCAGGCAAAACCACCTTTGGGTGGCGGAGCTTGACGGCGCGGTGGCCGGCGTGGCCGCCCTCACCATGGACCAGGACGAGGAATACGCCCAGGCCGACTGGGACGCGGCCGAACCTGCCTTGGTAACCCACCGCTTGGCGGTAGACCCCGCGGCCCAAGGCCGGGGCGTGGCGCTGGCCCTGATGGCGCAAGCCGAAAAGCAGGCCGTGGCCCAGGGCCTGCGCACGTTGCGCGTCGATACCAACTCGGAAAATGCGGCCACGCAGCGGCTATTTCCGAAGTTGGGCTACCGGTTTGCGGGCGAAATCACGCTGGGGTTCCGGCCGGGGCTGCGGTTCTTTTGCTACGAGAAGCGGCTGGGGTAA
- the hemB gene encoding porphobilinogen synthase, whose protein sequence is MLPTHRPRRNRKSEVIRDMVQETRLTTHDFIFPLFLIEGQNQALEVKSMPGIHRFTADRIVEEVGQCVELGIRTFAPFPSINDSLKDRLAKESANPEGLYLKTVADLKRQFPGIVIMTDVAMDPYSSDGHDGVVDAESGEILNDATLEVLGQMALAQARAGADIIGPSDMMDGRVAWIRRVLDENAFQHVSIMSYTAKYASAFYGPFRDALDSAPKKGDKKSYQMNPANKREALRELALDEAEGADMVMIKPALSYLDVIHAVKENTHLPVTAYNVSGEYAMVKAAAQNGWLDGEKTMMEVLTSIKRAGADAILTYFAKEAAAVLRRG, encoded by the coding sequence ATGCTCCCTACCCACCGCCCTCGCCGCAACCGTAAATCCGAAGTTATCCGGGATATGGTGCAGGAAACCCGCCTCACCACCCACGATTTTATATTTCCCCTCTTTCTTATTGAAGGCCAGAACCAGGCGCTGGAAGTGAAATCCATGCCGGGCATTCACCGCTTCACGGCCGATAGAATCGTGGAGGAAGTGGGCCAATGCGTGGAGCTGGGCATCCGAACCTTTGCGCCATTTCCGAGCATCAACGACAGCCTGAAGGACCGGCTGGCCAAGGAGTCGGCCAACCCCGAAGGCCTGTACCTGAAAACGGTGGCCGACCTCAAGCGGCAATTTCCCGGCATCGTCATCATGACCGATGTGGCCATGGACCCCTACAGCAGCGACGGCCACGACGGCGTGGTGGACGCCGAATCCGGCGAAATCCTCAACGACGCCACCCTGGAAGTGCTCGGCCAGATGGCCCTGGCCCAGGCCCGCGCCGGCGCCGACATCATCGGGCCCAGCGACATGATGGACGGCCGCGTGGCCTGGATTCGGCGGGTGCTTGATGAGAACGCCTTCCAGCACGTGAGCATCATGAGCTACACGGCCAAGTACGCGTCGGCGTTCTACGGCCCCTTCCGCGATGCCCTGGATTCGGCTCCCAAGAAAGGCGACAAGAAAAGCTACCAGATGAACCCCGCCAACAAGCGCGAGGCCCTGCGCGAACTGGCCCTCGACGAAGCCGAAGGCGCCGACATGGTGATGATAAAGCCCGCCCTGAGCTACCTGGACGTGATTCATGCCGTGAAGGAAAACACCCACCTGCCCGTGACGGCCTACAACGTGAGCGGCGAGTACGCCATGGTGAAAGCGGCCGCGCAAAACGGCTGGCTCGACGGCGAGAAAACGATGATGGAAGTCCTCACCAGCATAAAGCGCGCCGGCGCCGATGCCATTTTGACTTACTTTGCCAAGGAAGCCGCCGCCGTGCTGCGCCGCGGTTAA
- a CDS encoding NAD(P)/FAD-dependent oxidoreductase: MRDFALSYWEYQSFFGPAEVAIIGAGLVGLTAALYLKQRRPTWRVVVLERGSLPSGASTKNAGFACFGSISELIEQEKRGDLQAVVAARYTGLARLRELLGDAELSYQPVGGYELFRHEEAALAVECLSKIDYFNELLAPVVGHACTFHDASDEASRFGFRGVGTLLKNECEGSLDAGRMMRALLARAWAADVPVLTNCAVEAIETSASGQVQVRLGNGASISAGQALVATNAFASELLPDLAVVPGRGQVLVTEPLPHVTLPGTFHYDHGYAYFRQLPDHRVLLGGGRNLNFAAEETTAPGLTEQVQGYLENLLHDVIVPGQRPRIDYRWSGVMGFGPALAPILDWVRPGVLAAVRCNGMGVAMGAGTGWQAAEKLANI, translated from the coding sequence TTGCGGGACTTCGCGCTATCGTATTGGGAATATCAGTCCTTCTTCGGCCCGGCCGAGGTAGCGATTATTGGCGCGGGGCTGGTGGGGCTGACGGCCGCGTTGTACCTGAAGCAGCGCCGGCCCACCTGGCGCGTGGTGGTGCTGGAGCGCGGCTCCCTACCCAGCGGAGCCTCTACCAAGAACGCGGGCTTTGCTTGTTTTGGCTCAATTTCTGAGCTGATTGAGCAGGAAAAGCGCGGCGATTTGCAGGCGGTGGTGGCCGCGCGGTACACTGGCCTGGCACGGCTGCGCGAATTGCTGGGCGACGCCGAGTTGAGCTACCAGCCCGTGGGCGGCTACGAGCTTTTCCGCCACGAAGAAGCGGCCCTGGCGGTGGAATGCCTTAGCAAAATTGACTACTTCAATGAGCTGCTGGCTCCGGTGGTAGGCCATGCCTGCACCTTCCACGACGCCAGTGACGAGGCTAGCCGCTTCGGCTTTCGGGGGGTGGGCACGCTGCTCAAGAACGAGTGCGAAGGCAGCCTCGATGCCGGCCGTATGATGCGCGCCCTGCTGGCCCGCGCCTGGGCCGCCGATGTGCCCGTGCTTACCAATTGCGCGGTGGAGGCCATCGAAACATCGGCGAGCGGGCAGGTGCAAGTACGCCTGGGCAACGGCGCTTCTATTTCGGCGGGCCAGGCCCTGGTCGCTACCAATGCCTTCGCTTCGGAGTTACTGCCGGATTTGGCTGTGGTGCCCGGTCGCGGGCAGGTGCTGGTAACCGAGCCGCTGCCCCACGTAACCTTGCCGGGCACTTTTCACTACGACCACGGCTATGCGTACTTCCGCCAGCTGCCCGACCACCGGGTACTGCTGGGCGGAGGCCGCAACCTGAATTTTGCCGCCGAGGAAACCACCGCGCCGGGCCTCACCGAGCAGGTGCAAGGCTACCTGGAAAACCTGCTGCACGACGTCATTGTGCCCGGCCAGCGGCCCCGAATCGACTACCGGTGGAGCGGCGTAATGGGCTTTGGGCCCGCCCTGGCTCCTATTCTGGACTGGGTGCGGCCAGGCGTGCTGGCCGCCGTGCGCTGCAACGGTATGGGCGTGGCTATGGGGGCGGGCACGGGCTGGCAGGCCGCCGAAAAGCTAGCCAATATCTGA
- the rocD gene encoding ornithine--oxo-acid transaminase: protein MQTSSPTVTSSRAEQLMQLEDQYGAHNYHPLPVVLNRGEGVHLWDVDGKHYYDFLSAYSAVNQGHCHPRIIGALTRQAQQLTLTSRAFFNDQLGAAEKQLCELFGYDKALLMNSGAEAVETALKLARKWGYQEKGIAPNQARIIVAEHNFHGRTTGIISFSTDPDSTGGFGPYMPGYQVVPYDDLVALEEAVKEPHVCAFMVEPIQGEAGVMVPSAGYLAQAAAICRAHNVLFIADEIQTGLGRTGRLLACDYEDVHADILILGKALSGGVLPVSAVLANDVIMLTIQPGQHGSTFGGNPLACAVMRAALDVLVDEGLTQNAAALGEIFRERMRQVQSKRPEVVELVRGKGLLNAVVIRPHADGRTAWDVCVTLMERGVLAKPTHGDIIRFAPPLMITAEQLHEACDIIEQVILAF from the coding sequence ATGCAAACCTCCTCCCCTACCGTCACCAGCAGCCGCGCCGAGCAGCTGATGCAGCTCGAAGACCAGTACGGCGCGCACAACTACCACCCGCTGCCCGTGGTGCTGAACCGCGGCGAAGGCGTGCACCTGTGGGACGTGGACGGCAAGCATTACTACGATTTCCTGTCGGCCTACTCGGCCGTGAACCAGGGCCACTGCCACCCGCGCATTATTGGGGCGCTCACGCGGCAGGCCCAGCAGCTCACGCTCACGTCGCGGGCTTTCTTCAACGACCAGCTGGGCGCGGCCGAAAAGCAGCTGTGCGAGTTGTTTGGCTACGACAAAGCCCTGCTGATGAACTCCGGCGCCGAGGCCGTGGAAACTGCCCTCAAGCTGGCTCGCAAGTGGGGCTACCAGGAGAAGGGTATCGCTCCCAACCAAGCCCGCATCATCGTGGCCGAGCATAACTTCCACGGGCGCACCACCGGCATCATCTCCTTCAGCACCGACCCCGATAGTACCGGCGGCTTCGGTCCCTACATGCCAGGCTACCAGGTAGTGCCCTACGACGACCTAGTGGCGCTGGAAGAAGCCGTGAAAGAGCCCCACGTGTGTGCATTTATGGTAGAGCCCATTCAGGGCGAAGCGGGCGTGATGGTGCCTTCGGCCGGCTATCTGGCTCAGGCCGCGGCCATCTGCCGGGCACACAACGTGCTCTTTATTGCCGATGAGATTCAAACCGGGTTGGGCCGCACCGGGCGCCTGCTGGCGTGCGACTACGAAGACGTGCACGCCGACATCCTGATTCTGGGCAAGGCCTTGAGCGGCGGCGTGCTGCCGGTGTCGGCGGTACTGGCCAACGACGTCATCATGCTCACCATTCAGCCGGGGCAGCACGGCTCCACGTTTGGCGGCAACCCCCTGGCGTGCGCCGTGATGCGGGCGGCGCTCGACGTGCTGGTGGATGAAGGTCTGACCCAAAACGCCGCCGCGCTGGGCGAGATTTTCCGCGAACGGATGCGCCAGGTGCAGTCCAAGCGCCCCGAAGTGGTGGAGCTAGTGCGCGGCAAAGGCCTGCTCAACGCCGTGGTAATCCGGCCCCACGCCGACGGCCGCACCGCCTGGGACGTGTGCGTGACCCTGATGGAGCGCGGCGTACTGGCCAAGCCCACGCACGGCGACATCATCCGCTTTGCCCCACCGCTGATGATAACAGCGGAGCAGCTGCACGAGGCCTGCGATATAATTGAGCAGGTGATTCTGGCCTTCTAA
- a CDS encoding DUF5522 domain-containing protein gives MPAPAPQPLQTGDFYYTPEGYLVFTEQYHRRRGSCCQSGCRHCPWKFRAKAGSQGASDQK, from the coding sequence ATGCCTGCCCCTGCTCCCCAGCCGCTCCAGACCGGCGATTTTTACTACACGCCCGAGGGCTACCTCGTCTTCACTGAGCAGTACCACCGGCGCCGGGGCAGCTGCTGCCAGAGCGGCTGCCGGCACTGCCCCTGGAAATTTCGGGCCAAAGCAGGCTCTCAGGGCGCATCCGACCAGAAATAA
- the rpmB gene encoding 50S ribosomal protein L28 has protein sequence MARVCDLTGKRTRVGNNVSHANNKTKRKFYPNLQKKRFYIPEQDAWVTLKVATSTIRTINKNGIMSVLKKAKEQGFIVY, from the coding sequence ATGGCCCGTGTTTGTGATTTGACCGGCAAGCGTACCCGCGTTGGCAACAACGTTTCGCACGCTAACAACAAGACCAAGCGCAAGTTCTATCCGAACCTGCAGAAAAAGCGCTTCTACATTCCCGAGCAAGACGCTTGGGTTACTTTGAAAGTAGCTACGTCCACCATCCGCACCATCAACAAGAACGGCATCATGTCGGTATTGAAGAAGGCCAAGGAGCAGGGCTTCATCGTTTACTAG
- a CDS encoding aminopeptidase P N-terminal domain-containing protein, whose amino-acid sequence MLLPFFVRLILASRWRRSAKVVLSGWLALAAFAAAAQKPTSIPEPLSAAPSPARPTDFLSPAFHKQRRELLRAQLPPHGVAVVFAAPVRNRANDVDYVYHQNPDFHYLTGYEEPDAVLLLFKEPRTVGGQPGITEALFTQPRDPAREQWTGRRLGAAGAKGLLGLQFATDNKEFAKAGIAWADFDQILFTDLPTDARDDPKAPADLASLVATFRQQAGLPADYDPSRTVVAKLLKRYGASNPKEMKAYLTTLVQERPAMANEPSVKAYLAATTDAERQRAINPNATSRYDGTTLGEQLDELRAVKTEEELALLRRAIRISAQGQREVMKLLRPDMGEMDVQGLHEYVYRRYGAEFQGYPSIVGGGANGCILHYETNDRQRLDNDLVLMDCGAEYHGYSADVTRTAPPRGKFSPTQRQIYELVLAAQEAGFAACRPGADFNAPNKATQDVVANGLLKLGIIKKKEEFRRYYPHGASHYLGLDVHDRGTYGPLRPGNVITVEPGIYIPAGSPCDPKWWNIGVRIEDDALITATGYENLSAEAPRTVADIEKLMAEPSALEGWKLPELK is encoded by the coding sequence ATGCTGCTCCCATTCTTTGTTCGTTTGATTTTAGCTTCGCGCTGGCGGCGTAGTGCCAAAGTGGTTTTAAGCGGCTGGCTGGCCCTGGCGGCCTTCGCGGCGGCCGCCCAAAAACCAACGTCCATTCCCGAGCCGCTGAGCGCGGCCCCATCACCCGCGCGGCCCACCGACTTTCTATCGCCGGCTTTCCACAAGCAGCGGCGGGAGTTGTTGCGTGCCCAACTGCCGCCGCACGGCGTGGCCGTAGTATTTGCCGCGCCCGTCCGCAACCGGGCCAACGACGTGGACTACGTGTACCACCAAAACCCCGATTTTCACTACCTAACCGGCTACGAAGAGCCCGATGCGGTGCTGCTGCTGTTCAAGGAGCCGCGCACCGTAGGCGGGCAGCCGGGCATCACGGAGGCGCTGTTTACTCAGCCCCGCGACCCCGCCCGCGAGCAGTGGACCGGCCGCCGACTGGGAGCCGCCGGCGCCAAAGGCCTACTGGGCCTGCAGTTTGCCACCGACAACAAGGAATTTGCCAAGGCCGGCATCGCTTGGGCTGATTTCGACCAGATTCTGTTCACCGACCTGCCCACCGATGCCCGCGACGACCCCAAAGCGCCTGCCGACCTGGCCAGCCTGGTGGCCACGTTCCGCCAGCAAGCCGGTCTGCCCGCCGACTATGACCCCAGCCGTACGGTGGTGGCCAAGCTGCTGAAGCGCTACGGCGCCAGCAACCCCAAAGAAATGAAGGCCTACCTCACCACCCTAGTGCAGGAGCGCCCGGCCATGGCCAACGAGCCGTCGGTGAAAGCCTACCTGGCGGCGACCACCGACGCCGAGCGCCAGCGCGCCATCAACCCGAATGCCACCAGCCGCTACGACGGCACCACGCTCGGCGAGCAGCTTGATGAGCTGCGGGCCGTGAAAACCGAGGAAGAGCTGGCCTTGCTGCGCCGCGCCATCCGCATCAGCGCCCAAGGCCAGCGCGAGGTGATGAAGCTGCTGCGGCCCGACATGGGCGAGATGGACGTGCAGGGCCTGCATGAGTACGTGTACCGCCGCTACGGCGCCGAGTTTCAAGGCTACCCCAGCATTGTGGGCGGTGGGGCCAATGGCTGCATTCTGCACTACGAAACCAACGACCGCCAGCGCCTCGACAACGACCTGGTACTGATGGACTGCGGCGCCGAATACCACGGCTACTCCGCCGACGTGACCCGCACGGCCCCGCCCCGCGGTAAGTTTAGCCCAACCCAGCGGCAGATTTACGAGCTGGTGCTGGCCGCGCAGGAAGCCGGCTTTGCGGCCTGCCGCCCCGGCGCCGATTTTAATGCGCCCAACAAAGCCACCCAGGATGTGGTGGCCAATGGCCTGCTCAAGCTCGGCATCATCAAAAAGAAGGAAGAATTCCGCCGGTATTACCCCCACGGCGCCAGCCACTACCTGGGCCTCGACGTGCACGACCGCGGCACCTACGGCCCGTTGCGGCCTGGCAACGTCATCACGGTGGAGCCCGGCATCTACATCCCGGCGGGTTCGCCCTGCGACCCCAAGTGGTGGAATATCGGCGTGCGCATCGAAGACGATGCCCTGATTACGGCCACTGGCTACGAAAACCTTTCGGCTGAGGCCCCGCGCACCGTGGCCGATATTGAGAAGCTCATGGCCGAGCCCAGCGCGCTGGAAGGCTGGAAGCTGCCGGAGCTTAAGTAG
- the rpmG gene encoding 50S ribosomal protein L33, whose product MAKKGNRVQVIMECTEHKNSGMPGTSRYITTKNRKNTPERIELKKFNPILKKMTVHKEIK is encoded by the coding sequence ATGGCCAAGAAAGGAAACCGGGTGCAGGTTATCATGGAATGCACCGAGCATAAAAACTCGGGGATGCCGGGCACCTCGCGCTACATCACCACCAAGAACCGCAAAAACACCCCTGAGCGCATCGAGTTGAAGAAATTCAACCCCATCCTCAAGAAAATGACTGTTCACAAGGAAATTAAATAA
- a CDS encoding DUF4295 domain-containing protein — MAKKVVATLKSTENAKNWAKVIRAVKSEKTGAYTFREEMVLLDKVQEYLATGNK, encoded by the coding sequence ATGGCTAAGAAAGTAGTAGCAACTCTGAAAAGCACAGAGAATGCCAAGAACTGGGCAAAGGTTATTCGTGCCGTGAAATCGGAGAAAACCGGTGCTTACACCTTCCGTGAGGAAATGGTGCTCCTCGACAAAGTACAAGAGTACTTGGCCACCGGCAACAAGTAA
- the ftsY gene encoding signal recognition particle-docking protein FtsY, with amino-acid sequence MGLFDFFKKDKESTTQQASLDAGLEKTKTNFFEQLSKAVVGKSTVDEAVLDDLEGLLVHADVGIETTVKVIDRIEARVARDKYVSTGELDRILREEIAGLLEDNNSGSSALLDSAGTTGQPYVIMVVGVNGVGKTTTIGKLAHRFHAAGKKVVLGAADTFRAAAVDQLIIWGQRVGVPVVSHGMNTDPASVAYDAVQKGVEMGADVVIIDTAGRLHNKVNLMNELSKIKRVMQKVIPDAPHEVLLVLDGSTGQNAFLQAKEFTKATEVTALAITKLDGTARGGVVIGISDQFSIPVRYIGVGEKMTDLQLFDRHTFVNSLFKK; translated from the coding sequence ATGGGCCTCTTCGATTTTTTTAAGAAAGACAAGGAAAGCACCACCCAGCAAGCCTCGCTCGATGCGGGCCTGGAAAAGACCAAAACCAATTTCTTTGAGCAGCTGAGCAAGGCCGTGGTGGGCAAAAGCACCGTGGACGAAGCGGTGCTCGACGACTTGGAAGGCCTGCTTGTGCACGCCGACGTAGGCATCGAAACCACGGTCAAAGTCATTGACCGCATCGAGGCCCGCGTGGCCCGCGATAAGTACGTGAGCACCGGCGAGCTGGACCGCATCCTGCGCGAGGAAATCGCCGGCTTGCTGGAAGACAATAATTCTGGCTCCTCGGCCCTGCTGGACAGCGCCGGCACCACCGGGCAGCCCTACGTCATCATGGTAGTCGGTGTGAACGGGGTGGGCAAGACCACTACCATCGGCAAGCTGGCTCACCGCTTTCATGCTGCCGGCAAGAAGGTGGTGCTGGGTGCGGCCGATACCTTCCGGGCCGCGGCCGTGGACCAGCTCATCATTTGGGGGCAGCGCGTGGGCGTGCCCGTGGTGAGCCATGGCATGAATACCGACCCGGCTTCTGTGGCCTACGACGCCGTGCAAAAAGGCGTGGAGATGGGGGCCGATGTGGTCATCATCGACACGGCCGGCCGCCTGCACAACAAGGTGAACCTGATGAACGAGTTGAGCAAAATCAAGCGCGTGATGCAGAAGGTAATTCCGGATGCGCCGCACGAGGTGCTGCTGGTGCTCGACGGCAGCACCGGCCAGAATGCCTTTTTGCAAGCCAAAGAATTTACCAAAGCCACCGAAGTAACAGCCCTCGCCATTACCAAGCTCGACGGCACGGCCCGCGGCGGCGTAGTTATTGGCATCTCCGACCAGTTCAGCATTCCGGTGCGCTACATCGGGGTAGGGGAGAAGATGACCGATTTGCAGCTCTTCGACCGGCACACGTTTGTCAACTCGTTGTTTAAAAAATAA
- a CDS encoding 3-hydroxyacyl-CoA dehydrogenase NAD-binding domain-containing protein produces the protein MKDIQTLAVVGAGTMGLGIAQLGIQHGLPTVLFDLSPTALEKAQTAIAAGLGKLVEKNKLTAEARDAALARLTVATDMGLAQADLVIEAVVEQLDVKHQLFRELAVLNGPGTILASNTSSLPITQLAAPVPHPERVVGMHFFNPAPLMPLVEVISGVATAPAVADAVEALARRLGKTPVRAADAPGFIVNRVARHYYVESLKIVEENVASFQVVDELLEASGFKMGPFRLMDLIGVDTNFSVTSAMYASFYQDAKFRPSRIQQQKVDAGHHGRKTGRGFYDYQ, from the coding sequence ATGAAGGACATTCAAACGCTCGCCGTGGTGGGAGCCGGCACCATGGGGCTGGGCATTGCGCAGCTCGGTATTCAGCACGGCCTGCCCACCGTTTTATTCGACCTCAGCCCCACCGCGCTGGAGAAAGCCCAAACGGCCATCGCCGCCGGCCTGGGCAAGCTGGTGGAGAAAAATAAGCTCACTGCCGAGGCTCGCGACGCCGCCCTGGCCCGCCTCACCGTGGCCACCGATATGGGGCTGGCTCAGGCCGACCTCGTGATTGAAGCCGTAGTAGAGCAGCTCGACGTGAAGCACCAGCTGTTTCGGGAGTTGGCCGTGCTCAACGGCCCCGGCACCATTCTGGCTTCCAATACATCGTCGCTGCCCATCACGCAGCTGGCCGCGCCGGTACCGCACCCGGAGCGGGTTGTGGGCATGCACTTCTTCAACCCGGCGCCGCTGATGCCGCTAGTGGAGGTAATAAGCGGCGTGGCCACCGCTCCTGCCGTGGCCGATGCCGTGGAAGCCCTGGCCCGGCGCTTGGGCAAAACGCCCGTGCGCGCCGCCGATGCCCCCGGCTTTATCGTGAACCGCGTGGCCCGCCATTACTACGTCGAGAGCCTAAAGATTGTGGAGGAGAACGTGGCTTCGTTCCAGGTAGTGGATGAATTGCTGGAAGCCAGCGGATTCAAAATGGGCCCTTTTCGGTTAATGGACCTGATTGGAGTTGATACCAACTTCTCGGTGACCAGCGCCATGTATGCTTCGTTTTACCAAGATGCCAAGTTCCGGCCCAGCCGCATCCAGCAGCAGAAAGTAGATGCCGGGCACCACGGCCGCAAAACGGGCCGGGGGTTTTACGATTACCAGTAA
- a CDS encoding Rieske 2Fe-2S domain-containing protein, producing MSISVEALLRRISRFMPLCSLLFVAACGDKVDDQPLIPYAPVNLSINITNQAYTALRYDNGAVTLPVKGPAGDGGVKGVIVVRQSAGTYLAFERNCPYRPYDACALVSLDRNSRLFMRDSCCNSQFDLRGQVTGGPAPRPLKQYSTSLQGTLLNITN from the coding sequence ATGAGCATTTCCGTTGAGGCCTTACTACGCCGTATTTCCCGGTTCATGCCCCTGTGCTCGTTGCTGTTTGTGGCAGCCTGCGGTGACAAAGTCGATGACCAGCCGCTGATACCGTACGCGCCAGTGAACCTCAGCATCAACATCACCAACCAGGCCTACACGGCGCTGCGCTACGATAATGGCGCGGTAACCTTGCCGGTGAAAGGGCCCGCGGGCGACGGTGGCGTGAAAGGCGTAATTGTGGTTCGGCAAAGCGCGGGCACGTACTTGGCTTTCGAGCGCAACTGCCCATATCGGCCCTATGATGCCTGCGCTCTAGTGAGCCTGGACCGCAACTCGCGGCTTTTTATGCGCGATTCCTGCTGCAATTCTCAATTCGATCTGCGCGGTCAAGTGACCGGCGGTCCGGCCCCAAGGCCTCTAAAACAGTACAGTACGAGCCTACAGGGCACCTTGCTCAACATCACGAACTAA